Below is a genomic region from Rhizobium sp. 007.
ACTATAACTGGAAACGGACCGCGACGCCCGTTGTTCAAAGGAACGCAAAGCCTGTTCCGGCCGGCGATGAGCTGGCAGATCTTGTCCAGCTCGAAAAAGAGAACCAGAAGCTTCGCAAGCTTCTGGCGGAAAAATTGCGCTCGGAAAATACGGAGCTGCGCAAGAGGCTCGGGCTGGATTGATCTGAGAACGACGCAGGCGGTCATCTTCTCGATTGGCCGCCTGATCTTTTTTTACTCCAGAGGCTTGGTCGCCTCCAGTCTCTCCGTTGAGGAGAGCGATCGCGGGAGCAAATGTCTCCTGTTCAAATGACCGTTTGCGACGGGATTTTGGCGCTAAGTATCGTCATTCTCTCGGACACTGGCCAGTTGAAGCGCGCGGCAAGGCGATATATGGGTTCGCCAGCAGGAACGCAGTCGCGCTGATCGGCGCCTGCTATTTAGCGATTTGCTCAAGGTTGAAACCATATGAAAACGCCACAACGGAAATTCGTTGTTGAATTCAAGTCGGGTCGACGACAGACGAAGGCGCGGACGAACTCAATTTGGGGTGACACCGATCTCAAGGCTTTGGTTCGTGAAGCGGAAGACAAGGCGCCGCATCTGTTCAATTCAAATGCGGCACCTGGTAGGCCTGACGAGGGCGGAGAAGACATAGCGTCTGATACGATGAACTCGGGCTCTGCTGGCGGACACGCAGGCGAGGCCAGCGTTGCGGGAGCATCGACATCATTAGGTGACGGCGCAGAGGTCGACGTGCCAAAGCAAAGTGAGACGACTGTTGCGACTGCCGAAGTTGTTGAACCGGTGCAGGAGAGCCCGCCGGTGTTTCAGCCCAAGCGAACATCAAGCGACACTCCTCGAAAGCGTGTTAAGCGCGGTCCCCTCCGCGCGACCGCGCATATTGCGATGAGGAGGAACAAGCCCCGAAGCGTGGAAGCCGTAACGGCTCGGGATGCGGTTTCCCTCGAGGAGGTAACTACACTTGATGCAGAAAACAAGCGGCTCAAGAGGCTACTGGCAGAACGGCTTCATGCACAGAACCTGCAGCTCAAGAAGATGCTCGAGCGCTTTGATGTCACGTAAGAGGCCAAGGGTCGCGCGCGCGACCCCCTGCCGCGAGGTATGAACACAACAACTACTGGTTCTTCACGGTGTCTTCCAGGAAGAACCGGCCAAGCGGGTTCTGGTAAAAATTCTCAACGTTCTTGCGCGCGACGTTGATGTAGGGGCTGTAGTAGAGGTCGATCCAGTTCACGTCTTCCTTGGCCATCTTCTGCAGATCGAAATACATCTGCGCGCGCTTGGCCGGATCCAGTTCCTGACGCGCCTTGGCGACGAGGTCCTTCACCGCATCACTCTTGTAGTTGGTCATGTAGTTGTTATTGGAGTCGTGGCCGAGAACGAAGGTCGTCTTTTGGTCCGGGTCGAGAATGTCGTTGGTCCAGTAGTTGACCGAAATATCGTAGTCGCCGTTGACAGTCATATCCCATTCCTGGCTGGGATCGACCTTCTGAAGATTGGCGGTAATGCCGGCCTTGGCGAGCTGCTGCTGGATCAACACGGCCGTCTGCTCATCCACTTCATCGCCGGCACGCAGCAGATAAGTGAGCGTCAGGTTGGAGACGCCGGCATCCGCCAGCATTTGCTTGGCTTTTTCCGGGTCATAGGGCCGCTGCAGGTTGGCGGCATAGTGATAGAGCGCCCCCTTCGGAATGTAGGAATTAGCGATCGTACCCTGTCCGAACGTGACGGCATCAACGATCGCCTTCTTGTCGATCGCCATGTCGAGCGCCTGGCGCACTTCCTTCTTGCCGAGGTCGCCATGGGCGTGGTTGATCAGCAGATGGTCCTCGCGGGTCGAGGGATCGGTGAGCACGTTGAGGTTCGGATCCTTCTTCAGTTCCTCGACGCGAGAGAAAGGCACGAAAATCGCCGCATCCAGTTCCCCCGCCTCAACGTTTAACATGCGGGTATTGTCGTCAGGTACCGAGATCCACTCGACTCCGTCGAGCTTCACCCGATCCGCCTGCCAGAAATTCGGGTTTTTCTTGAGGATGATGCGGTCACCGCGTCGCCATTCCTCCACGGTGAAAGCGCCGGAAGCGATCGGCTTTTCGGCATAAGCGTCAGCGCCCAGGGATTCCATGCCCGCCTTGGAGATGACCGAGGCGTTCGGAAGCGCGAGCGTTGAAAGGAATGGCGCGGAGGGGTTCTTCAGCTTGATGGTCAGCGTGCGCGGATCGGTCGCGACCGCAGTGTCGATCACCTTGTAGGAATCGCTCCAGAGCGAGCCTTCGTCGTCGCGAATGCGCAGGAGGCTGAAGACGGCATCTTCGGCCGTCAGCGGCGCTCCGTCCGAGAATTTTGCATCGCGGATCTTGAATGTATAGGTCAGGCCGTCATCCGAGGTGGTCCAGCTTTCGGCAAGGCCAGGCTCCAGCTTGGTGCCGGCCTTGTCGACCCGCACCAGCACGTCATAGACGTTCGAGAAGACCCAGTTGTCGATGTTCTGCGCCGTCTTGATCGGGTCGAATGTCGTCGAATCCTCGCGGCGGCCGATCGTCAGAACGCCGGCCGCTTCCGCATAGCTGGCGCTGAGGGTGAGGGCAGCGGCGAAGGCAGCAAGCCCGATAGATTTCCACCTGATTGTCATGATGTCGTTCCCTTCGTTGTTATGGCATGCATTTGATGGATTGGATCGGTTCGCCCGGTGTCGGCTCGACACCTTTGAACCGAGGCTTATCCGGATCGATATCTGGGATCGCCGCGATCAGCGCGGCGGTATAGGCATGCTTCGGCCGCGAAAAAACCTCTTCGGACGGCCCCTCCTCGACCACCTCGCCGCGGTACATGACGACGGTGCGTGTGCAGAGATGGCGCACAATCGCCAGGTCATGGGCAATGAAGATCAACGTCAGGTCCATCTTGGCCGCCAGATCCCGGAACAGGCCGATGATCTGCGCCTGGATGGTCACGTCTAGCGCCGCCACGCATTCATCGGCGACGATCATCTTGGGATTTACAGCCAGTGCCCGCGCAATGCCGGCCCGTTGGCATTGGCCGCCGCTCATGCTGCGCGGCTTTCGGTGTGCGAATTCGCGGTCGAGCCCGACGAGGTCGAGCAATTCGCCGATGCGTGCTGGAATGTCGAGTTTGGCGACCGTGGCCTGCACCGTCAGCACCTCAGCCAGCGTCTGGCCGATCGTCAACCGCGGGTTCAGCGCGTTGAACGGGTCCTGGAAGACCATCGCCGTCTCCCGCCGCAGCTTAGCCAGTCCCGCCCTCCTCTGCTGGGTAAGGTCGATGCCGTCGAAACTGACATGGCCGGAAGAGATCGGCGTCAGGCCGAGGACGGCGCGGGCAAGCGTGCTCTTGCCGCTACCGGATTCGCCGACGATGCCGACCGTCTCGCCCGGCATGATCTGCAGGCTGACGCCGGAAACCGCGTTGACGGTCTTGGCGGCAGCTCCTTTCAAGAGCCTGCCGCCGGAAGGAAAGCGCACGTGCAAGTCGTCGATCTCAAGAAGCGGCTTCAACGCTCCTGCCGAGCGCGCGGTCTCGCTCCCGGCGGAGACGCCAATCTCTGGCATGGACGGATGGCTTTGGATCAGATTGATCGTGTAGGGGTCTTTCGGGCGGGAGAGGATCGCCCGCTTCGGGCCTTCCTCCAGCAGCCTGCCACCACGCATAACGGCGATACGGTCGCACGTCCGTGCCACGATGCCGAGATCGTGGGTGATGAGAATGATGGACAGCCCGCGCTTATCGCGCAGATCCATCAGAAGGTTGAGAATTTGTGCCTGGATGGTCACGTCGAGCGCCGTCGTCGGCTCGTCGGCGATCAGGATTTTCGGATTGCAGGAAAGCGCCACGCCGATCATCGCGCGCTGGCGCATGCCGCCCGAAAATTCGTGCGGATAGCTGTCAAAGTGCCGAACTGGATCCGGAAAGCCGACCTGCGCCAGGATCTCGACGGCGGCCGCGCGCGCATCGCGCCCATTGAGGTCCTGGTGATAGCGGATGCCTTCTGCGATCTGGTCGCCTATGCGCATGACTGGGTCGAGATGGCTGGTGGGGTTCTGGAAGATCATGCCGATTTCGCTGCCGCGCACGCTCAGCATCTCAGCATCGCTGACGGCGGTGAGATCACGGCCCTCCAGAAGCACGATGCCTCTCTCGATCGTTAGTCGCGAGGAGGGCAGGAGGCGGACGAGCGAGCGGCAGAACAGGCTCTTGCCGGAGCCGCTTTCGCCGACGAGACCCAGAATTTCGCCTTTTGCGAGATCAAGCGACACGGCATCGAGCAGAATGCGGACCCCGCTGTCGAGATGCGCTTTGACGGTCAGGTCGCGGACGGAAAGAACGGACGCGCTCATTCGTGCACTCCGAGCCGTTCGCCGAACGCATCGCCGAGCATGCTGAAGCCGAAAGCGAGGCAGACGATGGAAAGCCCAGGAAACAGCGTGATCCACCAGGCCGTGGTGACAAAACTCTGGCCCTCCGCCACCATAACACCCCATTCGGCGACCGGCGGCTGCACACCGAGGCCGAGATAGCTGACGGCCGCGCCGCTGAGCAGCACCAACACCGCATCCGACATCGCAAAGACGATCGAGCCGGCAATCGCATTCGGCAGCAGGTGTCGGAACATGATGCGCATCCGCGAAAAGCCGAGGCTGACGGCGGCCATCGCATAGTCGCTGTTCTTGAGCACCAGAATCTGCGCCCGGATCAGCCTGGCATAGGAAACCCAGCCGACCAGTGCCATGGCGAGGTAAAAGCTGCCGAGCCCCGGTCCGAGGATGGCGATGATCGATAGCATCAACACCAGGAAGGGAAAGGCGAGGATGATATCCACGAGCCGCATGAACAGCGCATCAACGATGCCACCGAAAAAGCCGGCGATGGTGCCAACAGCGGTGCCGATGAGAAAGGGGAAAGCGACGCCGATCAGCGCGATCTGCAGGTCGATCCGCGTGCCCCAGATGACGCGGGAAAGCACGTCGCGGCCGAAATTATCCGTACCGAACGGATGAAGCAGCGAAGGCGCCTGCAGGCGGGCATCGCCGTTCTGAAGGATTGGGTCATAGGGTGCCAGAACCGGCGCGCCTGTCGCCAGCAGGACGAAGAACAGCAAGATGCCGGCGCCGGTCACAAGCATCAAGTGCTTGCTGAAGATCGTCCGCCAGCCGACGGAGCCTGAAGACAGGGTATCGACGCTCATAGCTTCACCCTCGGATCGATCGCAACGGTGACGATATCGGCGACGAAATTGACGAGCACGGTGGCGCAGGCGAAAACCATGGCAACGCCCTGGACCACCATATAGTCGCGCGAGAAGATGGCGCGGACGAGAAGCTGTCCCATGCCGGGAAGCGCAAAGACGCTCTCGACGACGACGGTGCCACCGATGAGCCAGCCAATATTGACCGCGAGAAGATTGACGGTCGGCACCAGCGAATTCGGT
It encodes:
- a CDS encoding ABC transporter substrate-binding protein gives rise to the protein MTIRWKSIGLAAFAAALTLSASYAEAAGVLTIGRREDSTTFDPIKTAQNIDNWVFSNVYDVLVRVDKAGTKLEPGLAESWTTSDDGLTYTFKIRDAKFSDGAPLTAEDAVFSLLRIRDDEGSLWSDSYKVIDTAVATDPRTLTIKLKNPSAPFLSTLALPNASVISKAGMESLGADAYAEKPIASGAFTVEEWRRGDRIILKKNPNFWQADRVKLDGVEWISVPDDNTRMLNVEAGELDAAIFVPFSRVEELKKDPNLNVLTDPSTREDHLLINHAHGDLGKKEVRQALDMAIDKKAIVDAVTFGQGTIANSYIPKGALYHYAANLQRPYDPEKAKQMLADAGVSNLTLTYLLRAGDEVDEQTAVLIQQQLAKAGITANLQKVDPSQEWDMTVNGDYDISVNYWTNDILDPDQKTTFVLGHDSNNNYMTNYKSDAVKDLVAKARQELDPAKRAQMYFDLQKMAKEDVNWIDLYYSPYINVARKNVENFYQNPLGRFFLEDTVKNQ
- a CDS encoding ABC transporter permease, producing MSVDTLSSGSVGWRTIFSKHLMLVTGAGILLFFVLLATGAPVLAPYDPILQNGDARLQAPSLLHPFGTDNFGRDVLSRVIWGTRIDLQIALIGVAFPFLIGTAVGTIAGFFGGIVDALFMRLVDIILAFPFLVLMLSIIAILGPGLGSFYLAMALVGWVSYARLIRAQILVLKNSDYAMAAVSLGFSRMRIMFRHLLPNAIAGSIVFAMSDAVLVLLSGAAVSYLGLGVQPPVAEWGVMVAEGQSFVTTAWWITLFPGLSIVCLAFGFSMLGDAFGERLGVHE
- a CDS encoding ABC transporter ATP-binding protein, producing the protein MSASVLSVRDLTVKAHLDSGVRILLDAVSLDLAKGEILGLVGESGSGKSLFCRSLVRLLPSSRLTIERGIVLLEGRDLTAVSDAEMLSVRGSEIGMIFQNPTSHLDPVMRIGDQIAEGIRYHQDLNGRDARAAAVEILAQVGFPDPVRHFDSYPHEFSGGMRQRAMIGVALSCNPKILIADEPTTALDVTIQAQILNLLMDLRDKRGLSIILITHDLGIVARTCDRIAVMRGGRLLEEGPKRAILSRPKDPYTINLIQSHPSMPEIGVSAGSETARSAGALKPLLEIDDLHVRFPSGGRLLKGAAAKTVNAVSGVSLQIMPGETVGIVGESGSGKSTLARAVLGLTPISSGHVSFDGIDLTQQRRAGLAKLRRETAMVFQDPFNALNPRLTIGQTLAEVLTVQATVAKLDIPARIGELLDLVGLDREFAHRKPRSMSGGQCQRAGIARALAVNPKMIVADECVAALDVTIQAQIIGLFRDLAAKMDLTLIFIAHDLAIVRHLCTRTVVMYRGEVVEEGPSEEVFSRPKHAYTAALIAAIPDIDPDKPRFKGVEPTPGEPIQSIKCMP